Proteins encoded by one window of Acinonyx jubatus isolate Ajub_Pintada_27869175 chromosome X, VMU_Ajub_asm_v1.0, whole genome shotgun sequence:
- the IDS gene encoding iduronate 2-sulfatase isoform X2 codes for MPRAGQCLLWLGLVLASVCASLESAAPSNSTTGAALALAQISGPLNVLLIIVDDLRPSLGCYGDKAIRSPNIDQLASRSLLFQNAFAQQAVCAPSRVSFLTGRRPDTTRLYDFNSYWRIHAGNFSTIPQYFKENGYVTMSVGKVFHPGISSNYSDDSPYSWSFPPYHPSSEKYENTKTCRGPDGQLHANLLCPVDVADVPEGTLPDKQSTEQAIRLLEKMKTSASPFFLAVGYHKPHIPFRYPKEFQKLYPLENITLAPDPQVPAGLPPVAYNPWMDIRQREDVQALNLSVPYGPIPVDFQRKIRQSYFASVSYLDTQVGHLLSALDDLQLTNSTIIAFASDHGWALGEHGEWAKYSNFDVATRVPLMFYVPGRTAPLPEAGEELFPYIDPFDSVLELMEPGRRVMDLVELLSLSPTLAGLAGLHVPPRCPVPSFHVQLCREGQNLGKHFQLQDLGEDPHLRGNPRESIAYSQYPRPADYPQWNSDKPSLKDIKVMGYSIRTIDYRYTVWVGFDPREFLANFSDVHAGELYFVDSDPLQDHNMYNDSQGRDLLQSLMP; via the exons ATGCCGCGGGCCGGCCAGTGTCTGCTTTGGCTTGGCCTGGTCCTGGCCTCCGTCTGCGCCTCCCTTGAGTCTGCGGCGCCCAGCAACTCGACCACAGGTGCAGCCTTGGCTCTCGCTCAGATTTCGG GTCCTCTGAATGTCCTTCTAATCATCGTGGATGACCTGCGCCCCTCCCTGGGCTGTTATGGGGACAAGGCCATAAGGTCCCCAAACATTGACCAACTGGCATCCCGCAGCCTCCTCTTCCAGAATGCCTTTGCCCAG CAAGCAGTGTGTGCTCCGAGCCGTGTATCCTTCCTCACTGGGAGGAGACCAGACACCACCCGCCTGTATGACTTCAATTCTTACTGGAGGATACATGCTGGAAACTTCTCTACCATCCCCCAGTACTTCAAGGAGAATGGCTACGTGACCATGTCGGTTGGAAAAGTCTTTCACCCTG gAATATCTTCCAATTATAGTGATGATTCTCCATATAGCTGGTCATTTCCACCTTATCATCCCTCCTCTGAAAAGTATGAAAACACCAAG acatGCAGGGGGCCGGACGGACAGCTCCATGCCAACCTGCTTTGCCCTGTGGATGTGGCGGATGTGCCGGAGGGCACCTTGCCTGACAAACAGAGCACCGAGCAAGCTATACGGTTGTTGGAAAAGATGAAAACGTCAGCCAGTCCTTTCTTCCTGGCTGTTGGGTATCATAAGCCGCACATCCCCTTCAGATACCCCAAG GAATTTCAGAAGCTGTATCCCTTGGAGAACATCACCCTGGCTCCCGATCCCCAGGTGCCTGCTGGCCTCCCTCCTGTGGCCTACAACCCTTGGATGGACATCAGGCAGCGGGAGGACGTCCAAGCCTTGAACCTCAGTGTGCCCTATGGCCCAATTCCTGTGGATTTTCAG cGGAAAATCCGCCAGAGCTACTTTGCCTCTGTTTCGTATTTGGATACACAGGTTGGCCACCTTTTGAGTGCTTTGGATGATCTCCAGCTGACCAATAGCACAATCATTGCATTTGCCTCAGATCATG GGTGGGCTCTAGGTGAACATGGAGAATGGGCCAAATACAGCAATTTTGACGTCGCTACCCGCGTGCCCCTGATGTTCTATGTTCCCGGGAGGACGGCTCCGCTtccagaggcaggagaggagctTTTCCCTTACATCGACCCTTTCGATTCTGTGTTGGAATTGATGGAGCCAG GCCGGCGAGTCATGGACCTGGTggaacttctttctctctctcctacgcTCGCGGGACTTGCTGGCCTGCACGTCCCACCTCGCTGTCCTGTTCCCTCGTTTCATGTGCAGCTGTGCCGAGAAGGCCAGAACCTTGGGAAGCATTTTCAACTCCAGGACCTGGGAGAGGACCCGCACCTTCGTGGTAATCCCCGTGAGTCTATTGCCTATAGCCAGTACCCCCGGCCCGCAGACTATCCTCAGTGGAATTCTGACAAGCCGAGCTTAAAAGATATAAAGGTCATGGGCTATTCCATACGCACGATAGACTATAGGTACACTGTGTGGGTTGGCTTTGATCCCCGTGAATTTCTGGCTAATTTTTCTGACGTCCATGCAGGGGAACTGTATTTTGTTGATTCCGACCCTCTGCAGGACCACAACATGTATAATGACTCCCAGGGCAGAGACCTTCTCCAGTCATTGATGCCTTGA
- the IDS gene encoding iduronate 2-sulfatase isoform X1 codes for MASGVLRDGLYMNVFCRFFLLPLGLFSSSLCGPALDSVFAWTLCPLNVLLIIVDDLRPSLGCYGDKAIRSPNIDQLASRSLLFQNAFAQQAVCAPSRVSFLTGRRPDTTRLYDFNSYWRIHAGNFSTIPQYFKENGYVTMSVGKVFHPGISSNYSDDSPYSWSFPPYHPSSEKYENTKTCRGPDGQLHANLLCPVDVADVPEGTLPDKQSTEQAIRLLEKMKTSASPFFLAVGYHKPHIPFRYPKEFQKLYPLENITLAPDPQVPAGLPPVAYNPWMDIRQREDVQALNLSVPYGPIPVDFQRKIRQSYFASVSYLDTQVGHLLSALDDLQLTNSTIIAFASDHGWALGEHGEWAKYSNFDVATRVPLMFYVPGRTAPLPEAGEELFPYIDPFDSVLELMEPGRRVMDLVELLSLSPTLAGLAGLHVPPRCPVPSFHVQLCREGQNLGKHFQLQDLGEDPHLRGNPRESIAYSQYPRPADYPQWNSDKPSLKDIKVMGYSIRTIDYRYTVWVGFDPREFLANFSDVHAGELYFVDSDPLQDHNMYNDSQGRDLLQSLMP; via the exons GTCCTCTGAATGTCCTTCTAATCATCGTGGATGACCTGCGCCCCTCCCTGGGCTGTTATGGGGACAAGGCCATAAGGTCCCCAAACATTGACCAACTGGCATCCCGCAGCCTCCTCTTCCAGAATGCCTTTGCCCAG CAAGCAGTGTGTGCTCCGAGCCGTGTATCCTTCCTCACTGGGAGGAGACCAGACACCACCCGCCTGTATGACTTCAATTCTTACTGGAGGATACATGCTGGAAACTTCTCTACCATCCCCCAGTACTTCAAGGAGAATGGCTACGTGACCATGTCGGTTGGAAAAGTCTTTCACCCTG gAATATCTTCCAATTATAGTGATGATTCTCCATATAGCTGGTCATTTCCACCTTATCATCCCTCCTCTGAAAAGTATGAAAACACCAAG acatGCAGGGGGCCGGACGGACAGCTCCATGCCAACCTGCTTTGCCCTGTGGATGTGGCGGATGTGCCGGAGGGCACCTTGCCTGACAAACAGAGCACCGAGCAAGCTATACGGTTGTTGGAAAAGATGAAAACGTCAGCCAGTCCTTTCTTCCTGGCTGTTGGGTATCATAAGCCGCACATCCCCTTCAGATACCCCAAG GAATTTCAGAAGCTGTATCCCTTGGAGAACATCACCCTGGCTCCCGATCCCCAGGTGCCTGCTGGCCTCCCTCCTGTGGCCTACAACCCTTGGATGGACATCAGGCAGCGGGAGGACGTCCAAGCCTTGAACCTCAGTGTGCCCTATGGCCCAATTCCTGTGGATTTTCAG cGGAAAATCCGCCAGAGCTACTTTGCCTCTGTTTCGTATTTGGATACACAGGTTGGCCACCTTTTGAGTGCTTTGGATGATCTCCAGCTGACCAATAGCACAATCATTGCATTTGCCTCAGATCATG GGTGGGCTCTAGGTGAACATGGAGAATGGGCCAAATACAGCAATTTTGACGTCGCTACCCGCGTGCCCCTGATGTTCTATGTTCCCGGGAGGACGGCTCCGCTtccagaggcaggagaggagctTTTCCCTTACATCGACCCTTTCGATTCTGTGTTGGAATTGATGGAGCCAG GCCGGCGAGTCATGGACCTGGTggaacttctttctctctctcctacgcTCGCGGGACTTGCTGGCCTGCACGTCCCACCTCGCTGTCCTGTTCCCTCGTTTCATGTGCAGCTGTGCCGAGAAGGCCAGAACCTTGGGAAGCATTTTCAACTCCAGGACCTGGGAGAGGACCCGCACCTTCGTGGTAATCCCCGTGAGTCTATTGCCTATAGCCAGTACCCCCGGCCCGCAGACTATCCTCAGTGGAATTCTGACAAGCCGAGCTTAAAAGATATAAAGGTCATGGGCTATTCCATACGCACGATAGACTATAGGTACACTGTGTGGGTTGGCTTTGATCCCCGTGAATTTCTGGCTAATTTTTCTGACGTCCATGCAGGGGAACTGTATTTTGTTGATTCCGACCCTCTGCAGGACCACAACATGTATAATGACTCCCAGGGCAGAGACCTTCTCCAGTCATTGATGCCTTGA
- the IDS gene encoding iduronate 2-sulfatase isoform X4 — MASGVLRDGLYMNVFCRFFLLPLGLFSSSLCGPALDSVFAWTLCPLNVLLIIVDDLRPSLGCYGDKAIRSPNIDQLASRSLLFQNAFAQQAVCAPSRVSFLTGRRPDTTRLYDFNSYWRIHAGNFSTIPQYFKENGYVTMSVGKVFHPGISSNYSDDSPYSWSFPPYHPSSEKYENTKTCRGPDGQLHANLLCPVDVADVPEGTLPDKQSTEQAIRLLEKMKTSASPFFLAVGYHKPHIPFRYPKEFQKLYPLENITLAPDPQVPAGLPPVAYNPWMDIRQREDVQALNLSVPYGPIPVDFQVGHLLSALDDLQLTNSTIIAFASDHGWALGEHGEWAKYSNFDVATRVPLMFYVPGRTAPLPEAGEELFPYIDPFDSVLELMEPGRRVMDLVELLSLSPTLAGLAGLHVPPRCPVPSFHVQLCREGQNLGKHFQLQDLGEDPHLRGNPRESIAYSQYPRPADYPQWNSDKPSLKDIKVMGYSIRTIDYRYTVWVGFDPREFLANFSDVHAGELYFVDSDPLQDHNMYNDSQGRDLLQSLMP; from the exons GTCCTCTGAATGTCCTTCTAATCATCGTGGATGACCTGCGCCCCTCCCTGGGCTGTTATGGGGACAAGGCCATAAGGTCCCCAAACATTGACCAACTGGCATCCCGCAGCCTCCTCTTCCAGAATGCCTTTGCCCAG CAAGCAGTGTGTGCTCCGAGCCGTGTATCCTTCCTCACTGGGAGGAGACCAGACACCACCCGCCTGTATGACTTCAATTCTTACTGGAGGATACATGCTGGAAACTTCTCTACCATCCCCCAGTACTTCAAGGAGAATGGCTACGTGACCATGTCGGTTGGAAAAGTCTTTCACCCTG gAATATCTTCCAATTATAGTGATGATTCTCCATATAGCTGGTCATTTCCACCTTATCATCCCTCCTCTGAAAAGTATGAAAACACCAAG acatGCAGGGGGCCGGACGGACAGCTCCATGCCAACCTGCTTTGCCCTGTGGATGTGGCGGATGTGCCGGAGGGCACCTTGCCTGACAAACAGAGCACCGAGCAAGCTATACGGTTGTTGGAAAAGATGAAAACGTCAGCCAGTCCTTTCTTCCTGGCTGTTGGGTATCATAAGCCGCACATCCCCTTCAGATACCCCAAG GAATTTCAGAAGCTGTATCCCTTGGAGAACATCACCCTGGCTCCCGATCCCCAGGTGCCTGCTGGCCTCCCTCCTGTGGCCTACAACCCTTGGATGGACATCAGGCAGCGGGAGGACGTCCAAGCCTTGAACCTCAGTGTGCCCTATGGCCCAATTCCTGTGGATTTTCAG GTTGGCCACCTTTTGAGTGCTTTGGATGATCTCCAGCTGACCAATAGCACAATCATTGCATTTGCCTCAGATCATG GGTGGGCTCTAGGTGAACATGGAGAATGGGCCAAATACAGCAATTTTGACGTCGCTACCCGCGTGCCCCTGATGTTCTATGTTCCCGGGAGGACGGCTCCGCTtccagaggcaggagaggagctTTTCCCTTACATCGACCCTTTCGATTCTGTGTTGGAATTGATGGAGCCAG GCCGGCGAGTCATGGACCTGGTggaacttctttctctctctcctacgcTCGCGGGACTTGCTGGCCTGCACGTCCCACCTCGCTGTCCTGTTCCCTCGTTTCATGTGCAGCTGTGCCGAGAAGGCCAGAACCTTGGGAAGCATTTTCAACTCCAGGACCTGGGAGAGGACCCGCACCTTCGTGGTAATCCCCGTGAGTCTATTGCCTATAGCCAGTACCCCCGGCCCGCAGACTATCCTCAGTGGAATTCTGACAAGCCGAGCTTAAAAGATATAAAGGTCATGGGCTATTCCATACGCACGATAGACTATAGGTACACTGTGTGGGTTGGCTTTGATCCCCGTGAATTTCTGGCTAATTTTTCTGACGTCCATGCAGGGGAACTGTATTTTGTTGATTCCGACCCTCTGCAGGACCACAACATGTATAATGACTCCCAGGGCAGAGACCTTCTCCAGTCATTGATGCCTTGA
- the IDS gene encoding iduronate 2-sulfatase isoform X3, with amino-acid sequence MPRAGQCLLWLGLVLASVCASLESAAPSNSTTGPLNVLLIIVDDLRPSLGCYGDKAIRSPNIDQLASRSLLFQNAFAQQAVCAPSRVSFLTGRRPDTTRLYDFNSYWRIHAGNFSTIPQYFKENGYVTMSVGKVFHPGISSNYSDDSPYSWSFPPYHPSSEKYENTKTCRGPDGQLHANLLCPVDVADVPEGTLPDKQSTEQAIRLLEKMKTSASPFFLAVGYHKPHIPFRYPKEFQKLYPLENITLAPDPQVPAGLPPVAYNPWMDIRQREDVQALNLSVPYGPIPVDFQRKIRQSYFASVSYLDTQVGHLLSALDDLQLTNSTIIAFASDHGWALGEHGEWAKYSNFDVATRVPLMFYVPGRTAPLPEAGEELFPYIDPFDSVLELMEPGRRVMDLVELLSLSPTLAGLAGLHVPPRCPVPSFHVQLCREGQNLGKHFQLQDLGEDPHLRGNPRESIAYSQYPRPADYPQWNSDKPSLKDIKVMGYSIRTIDYRYTVWVGFDPREFLANFSDVHAGELYFVDSDPLQDHNMYNDSQGRDLLQSLMP; translated from the exons ATGCCGCGGGCCGGCCAGTGTCTGCTTTGGCTTGGCCTGGTCCTGGCCTCCGTCTGCGCCTCCCTTGAGTCTGCGGCGCCCAGCAACTCGACCACAG GTCCTCTGAATGTCCTTCTAATCATCGTGGATGACCTGCGCCCCTCCCTGGGCTGTTATGGGGACAAGGCCATAAGGTCCCCAAACATTGACCAACTGGCATCCCGCAGCCTCCTCTTCCAGAATGCCTTTGCCCAG CAAGCAGTGTGTGCTCCGAGCCGTGTATCCTTCCTCACTGGGAGGAGACCAGACACCACCCGCCTGTATGACTTCAATTCTTACTGGAGGATACATGCTGGAAACTTCTCTACCATCCCCCAGTACTTCAAGGAGAATGGCTACGTGACCATGTCGGTTGGAAAAGTCTTTCACCCTG gAATATCTTCCAATTATAGTGATGATTCTCCATATAGCTGGTCATTTCCACCTTATCATCCCTCCTCTGAAAAGTATGAAAACACCAAG acatGCAGGGGGCCGGACGGACAGCTCCATGCCAACCTGCTTTGCCCTGTGGATGTGGCGGATGTGCCGGAGGGCACCTTGCCTGACAAACAGAGCACCGAGCAAGCTATACGGTTGTTGGAAAAGATGAAAACGTCAGCCAGTCCTTTCTTCCTGGCTGTTGGGTATCATAAGCCGCACATCCCCTTCAGATACCCCAAG GAATTTCAGAAGCTGTATCCCTTGGAGAACATCACCCTGGCTCCCGATCCCCAGGTGCCTGCTGGCCTCCCTCCTGTGGCCTACAACCCTTGGATGGACATCAGGCAGCGGGAGGACGTCCAAGCCTTGAACCTCAGTGTGCCCTATGGCCCAATTCCTGTGGATTTTCAG cGGAAAATCCGCCAGAGCTACTTTGCCTCTGTTTCGTATTTGGATACACAGGTTGGCCACCTTTTGAGTGCTTTGGATGATCTCCAGCTGACCAATAGCACAATCATTGCATTTGCCTCAGATCATG GGTGGGCTCTAGGTGAACATGGAGAATGGGCCAAATACAGCAATTTTGACGTCGCTACCCGCGTGCCCCTGATGTTCTATGTTCCCGGGAGGACGGCTCCGCTtccagaggcaggagaggagctTTTCCCTTACATCGACCCTTTCGATTCTGTGTTGGAATTGATGGAGCCAG GCCGGCGAGTCATGGACCTGGTggaacttctttctctctctcctacgcTCGCGGGACTTGCTGGCCTGCACGTCCCACCTCGCTGTCCTGTTCCCTCGTTTCATGTGCAGCTGTGCCGAGAAGGCCAGAACCTTGGGAAGCATTTTCAACTCCAGGACCTGGGAGAGGACCCGCACCTTCGTGGTAATCCCCGTGAGTCTATTGCCTATAGCCAGTACCCCCGGCCCGCAGACTATCCTCAGTGGAATTCTGACAAGCCGAGCTTAAAAGATATAAAGGTCATGGGCTATTCCATACGCACGATAGACTATAGGTACACTGTGTGGGTTGGCTTTGATCCCCGTGAATTTCTGGCTAATTTTTCTGACGTCCATGCAGGGGAACTGTATTTTGTTGATTCCGACCCTCTGCAGGACCACAACATGTATAATGACTCCCAGGGCAGAGACCTTCTCCAGTCATTGATGCCTTGA
- the IDS gene encoding iduronate 2-sulfatase isoform X7 — MASGVLRDGLYMNVFCRFFLLPLGLFSSSLCGPALDSVFAWTLCPLNVLLIIVDDLRPSLGCYGDKAIRSPNIDQLASRSLLFQNAFAQQAVCAPSRVSFLTGRRPDTTRLYDFNSYWRIHAGNFSTIPQYFKENGYVTMSVGKVFHPGISSNYSDDSPYSWSFPPYHPSSEKYENTKTCRGPDGQLHANLLCPVDVADVPEGTLPDKQSTEQAIRLLEKMKTSASPFFLAVGYHKPHIPFRYPKEFQKLYPLENITLAPDPQVPAGLPPVAYNPWMDIRQREDVQALNLSVPYGPIPVDFQVGHLLSALDDLQLTNSTIIAFASDHGRRVMDLVELLSLSPTLAGLAGLHVPPRCPVPSFHVQLCREGQNLGKHFQLQDLGEDPHLRGNPRESIAYSQYPRPADYPQWNSDKPSLKDIKVMGYSIRTIDYRYTVWVGFDPREFLANFSDVHAGELYFVDSDPLQDHNMYNDSQGRDLLQSLMP; from the exons GTCCTCTGAATGTCCTTCTAATCATCGTGGATGACCTGCGCCCCTCCCTGGGCTGTTATGGGGACAAGGCCATAAGGTCCCCAAACATTGACCAACTGGCATCCCGCAGCCTCCTCTTCCAGAATGCCTTTGCCCAG CAAGCAGTGTGTGCTCCGAGCCGTGTATCCTTCCTCACTGGGAGGAGACCAGACACCACCCGCCTGTATGACTTCAATTCTTACTGGAGGATACATGCTGGAAACTTCTCTACCATCCCCCAGTACTTCAAGGAGAATGGCTACGTGACCATGTCGGTTGGAAAAGTCTTTCACCCTG gAATATCTTCCAATTATAGTGATGATTCTCCATATAGCTGGTCATTTCCACCTTATCATCCCTCCTCTGAAAAGTATGAAAACACCAAG acatGCAGGGGGCCGGACGGACAGCTCCATGCCAACCTGCTTTGCCCTGTGGATGTGGCGGATGTGCCGGAGGGCACCTTGCCTGACAAACAGAGCACCGAGCAAGCTATACGGTTGTTGGAAAAGATGAAAACGTCAGCCAGTCCTTTCTTCCTGGCTGTTGGGTATCATAAGCCGCACATCCCCTTCAGATACCCCAAG GAATTTCAGAAGCTGTATCCCTTGGAGAACATCACCCTGGCTCCCGATCCCCAGGTGCCTGCTGGCCTCCCTCCTGTGGCCTACAACCCTTGGATGGACATCAGGCAGCGGGAGGACGTCCAAGCCTTGAACCTCAGTGTGCCCTATGGCCCAATTCCTGTGGATTTTCAG GTTGGCCACCTTTTGAGTGCTTTGGATGATCTCCAGCTGACCAATAGCACAATCATTGCATTTGCCTCAGATCATG GCCGGCGAGTCATGGACCTGGTggaacttctttctctctctcctacgcTCGCGGGACTTGCTGGCCTGCACGTCCCACCTCGCTGTCCTGTTCCCTCGTTTCATGTGCAGCTGTGCCGAGAAGGCCAGAACCTTGGGAAGCATTTTCAACTCCAGGACCTGGGAGAGGACCCGCACCTTCGTGGTAATCCCCGTGAGTCTATTGCCTATAGCCAGTACCCCCGGCCCGCAGACTATCCTCAGTGGAATTCTGACAAGCCGAGCTTAAAAGATATAAAGGTCATGGGCTATTCCATACGCACGATAGACTATAGGTACACTGTGTGGGTTGGCTTTGATCCCCGTGAATTTCTGGCTAATTTTTCTGACGTCCATGCAGGGGAACTGTATTTTGTTGATTCCGACCCTCTGCAGGACCACAACATGTATAATGACTCCCAGGGCAGAGACCTTCTCCAGTCATTGATGCCTTGA
- the IDS gene encoding iduronate 2-sulfatase isoform X5 — protein MASGVLRDGLYMNVFCRFFLLPLGLFSSSLCGPALDSVFAWTLCPLNVLLIIVDDLRPSLGCYGDKAIRSPNIDQLASRSLLFQNAFAQQAVCAPSRVSFLTGRRPDTTRLYDFNSYWRIHAGNFSTIPQYFKENGYVTMSVGKVFHPGISSNYSDDSPYSWSFPPYHPSSEKYENTKTCRGPDGQLHANLLCPVDVADVPEGTLPDKQSTEQAIRLLEKMKTSASPFFLAVGYHKPHIPFRYPKEFQKLYPLENITLAPDPQVPAGLPPVAYNPWMDIRQREDVQALNLSVPYGPIPVDFQRKIRQSYFASVSYLDTQVGHLLSALDDLQLTNSTIIAFASDHGRRVMDLVELLSLSPTLAGLAGLHVPPRCPVPSFHVQLCREGQNLGKHFQLQDLGEDPHLRGNPRESIAYSQYPRPADYPQWNSDKPSLKDIKVMGYSIRTIDYRYTVWVGFDPREFLANFSDVHAGELYFVDSDPLQDHNMYNDSQGRDLLQSLMP, from the exons GTCCTCTGAATGTCCTTCTAATCATCGTGGATGACCTGCGCCCCTCCCTGGGCTGTTATGGGGACAAGGCCATAAGGTCCCCAAACATTGACCAACTGGCATCCCGCAGCCTCCTCTTCCAGAATGCCTTTGCCCAG CAAGCAGTGTGTGCTCCGAGCCGTGTATCCTTCCTCACTGGGAGGAGACCAGACACCACCCGCCTGTATGACTTCAATTCTTACTGGAGGATACATGCTGGAAACTTCTCTACCATCCCCCAGTACTTCAAGGAGAATGGCTACGTGACCATGTCGGTTGGAAAAGTCTTTCACCCTG gAATATCTTCCAATTATAGTGATGATTCTCCATATAGCTGGTCATTTCCACCTTATCATCCCTCCTCTGAAAAGTATGAAAACACCAAG acatGCAGGGGGCCGGACGGACAGCTCCATGCCAACCTGCTTTGCCCTGTGGATGTGGCGGATGTGCCGGAGGGCACCTTGCCTGACAAACAGAGCACCGAGCAAGCTATACGGTTGTTGGAAAAGATGAAAACGTCAGCCAGTCCTTTCTTCCTGGCTGTTGGGTATCATAAGCCGCACATCCCCTTCAGATACCCCAAG GAATTTCAGAAGCTGTATCCCTTGGAGAACATCACCCTGGCTCCCGATCCCCAGGTGCCTGCTGGCCTCCCTCCTGTGGCCTACAACCCTTGGATGGACATCAGGCAGCGGGAGGACGTCCAAGCCTTGAACCTCAGTGTGCCCTATGGCCCAATTCCTGTGGATTTTCAG cGGAAAATCCGCCAGAGCTACTTTGCCTCTGTTTCGTATTTGGATACACAGGTTGGCCACCTTTTGAGTGCTTTGGATGATCTCCAGCTGACCAATAGCACAATCATTGCATTTGCCTCAGATCATG GCCGGCGAGTCATGGACCTGGTggaacttctttctctctctcctacgcTCGCGGGACTTGCTGGCCTGCACGTCCCACCTCGCTGTCCTGTTCCCTCGTTTCATGTGCAGCTGTGCCGAGAAGGCCAGAACCTTGGGAAGCATTTTCAACTCCAGGACCTGGGAGAGGACCCGCACCTTCGTGGTAATCCCCGTGAGTCTATTGCCTATAGCCAGTACCCCCGGCCCGCAGACTATCCTCAGTGGAATTCTGACAAGCCGAGCTTAAAAGATATAAAGGTCATGGGCTATTCCATACGCACGATAGACTATAGGTACACTGTGTGGGTTGGCTTTGATCCCCGTGAATTTCTGGCTAATTTTTCTGACGTCCATGCAGGGGAACTGTATTTTGTTGATTCCGACCCTCTGCAGGACCACAACATGTATAATGACTCCCAGGGCAGAGACCTTCTCCAGTCATTGATGCCTTGA